CCACTCTTTAGTCTACTCccacgccctctccctcgggATCCCCATCCGGTTGGGGGTGACAGTGACAAAATACTTTGAAACCCCGTCCCACGCAGGGGTTGTCACCTCCTCAGGGGAAGCTCACACCGCAGACCTCGTCATCGCAGCCGAAGGCGTCCGTTCCAAAGCCAGAACCCTCATccttggggaagaagaccaccccctcccctcaggcTACGCCGTCTTCCGGTCTTGgttccccacccccctttcttttttttcttcccccttAACATCCCACCTCGTCTCAAGAGGCGACACCCACAACGCCTGGATCGGCACCGACGTCCATTTTTTAGCGGCGAGCATCAAGAACGGCAAAGAAATCTCCTGGGTGTGCACCCACGTCGACACATCCGACATATCCGAATCATGGCAATTCCCCGGTTCGAAACCAGCCGCGCTTTCGCTCCTCCAAAACTGGGATCCGGTCGTGAAGGAACTGGTCAAGGCTACTCCCGAGGAGAAACTGTTTGACTATAAGCTTGTCTTTCGCGATCCCTTGCCTACGTTTGTCTCAccggaggggaggacgatACTTGTCGGGGACGCGGCGCACCCTTTTTTGCCGACGTCGATTCAGGGGGCGAGTCAGGCtatggaggatggggtggtgctggcggttTGTCTTGATAGGATCAAGGGGGATGGGAcaaaggtgaaggaggcggtgagggtgtgggagggTTTGAGGTATGAGCGGGTGCATCGGGTGCAAAAGACTGGGGTTACGACGAGGGAGCAGTGGCATAAGGCGGATTGGGATGTCATTTGGAAGGAGCCGGAGGTGTTGCATTTGAAGCGGGAGGGGTGGATACTGGATTTTGATTCGGAGAGGGATGCTGAGGAGAGGTatgagagggtgagggaggggttggtaaaggaggggaggttgtgagATAGAGTTTGGTTAGAATGTTAAATTTACCTGAGTTGGAGAAGTCattggggagttggagaaaaAGTCGATGACAGTAATGATGCAAAGACAGTCGCGGTCCACAGGGGCAGAATCATGGTTTATATACCAGGTCAAAAACACATCATTCAACCAGCCCCAGCACCCTCCACAACACCCTCGTGGTCAAATGGCCAGGGTATTGGGGCTGTCCCCCGCCGGGGCTCATCGCAGCCCCGTAGCCCCGAGACACCCACCGTTCGATTCTTGGTTAAAACCTCTGGGTTTTCGTAACCGGCCAACGCCCGTGAGCGTTTtgcccttttttcttctcacaGTCTATTATTGACTACCTCGGCAATCGACCTCACCAAGTTCATCATCTGATAATtgatttttattttcatcatcatggttCATAACCAGTGGACTGGTCTCAAAGCTTTGGGTTCACAGGAACCTCGTACTATCTGATACAAGAACAGCTGCCAGTTCAATGCCAGGGCAGTCCGCACAAAAGTCGCAggcaacaagaaaaaaacatcATTGATTAAACGACATAATATTTCGAACAGGCgaccccatcccaaacctcaACGCTACACATAATCAACGCTCGCAACATGAATAAACCGGGTATCCCAAGGTCATGACCGTCCGcacccaaaacaaaaacgaaAGAACGACCAAGACGAATGCAAGATGCTCCAAACCTTCCCTTACCAACCGTTCCCAACCCGAAACCAAAACGAAGACCCCGAAACTCATGCCCCATGCGAACCTACACAACTCTCCCCGCTGCCCCCATCCACTGCCTATCACTCGGCACAGAGTCCATCCTTTGATGATAATGATGCAATGTCTGCTCTTGCACCTGTGCCGTAGTCATCTGCACTGCCGCTGGCATAGGCAGATCCGGCAGATCATCCGGCATCGGCCTATTTGGAAACGGCACACTCGGCATCCCTATCCTGTCATTCACTTCATACTCCACGCTGACCTCTTCCGTCTGGATGATCTTCCCAGGCGGCGGCTCAAATTCATCCCCTGCCTCGTCACTCCCGAAAGAATTCGTGCTCTGGTTCCTCGATCGTATCCTactcctgctcctcgatATGGAGCCCCGTATCGACGACCCCCTACTCCCACTGGGGTACCCATTCGGGTTAAACATCCCAGCACTGAACCTACTAAACCTCGACAGTCGTGACAACCTGATGACGGACCCTGACCTGCTTCCCGGCCGCCCAGAAGAACCTCCGACATTGGTTTCTTTGTTACTGCTGACTCGACTCGCCCGGCTCCAACTGGATTCATTGCGACGATGTCCCTGGGAGCTGATGACCGTCGAGCTGCGACCTGTGCCCTGCGCGTTGGAAGAACCAGTGTATATATCGTGATAAAACTCTGCCGGGCCGGGCGGGGGCCCGTTGTGCTTGAGCAGAGCGCGGAGTATAGGAATCGAAGCGGCAACGATGGTGATTGCGCCCTCGGCTGCGGCCAGAATGGCGAGCTGGGTCGTGGACTCGGTAAACGACGCGTCGGAGATGGAGGGAAGCTGTGTTatcttgatgatggaggtgacgCCGGCAAAAACACCCATGCTCatggcgacgaggacgccaaacttctccttcttgttcatGGTGAGCTTCCAGATGATCTTCCAGGGGAGCAAGGCGAGAACAATATCCATTGCGCCAGAGTAGACTGAAAGCATGTCAGCCAAACGTAAGTCCCTTCTTTTGGTGCAATCGGAGACTCGACTTACTGGCTGTAAAGATGTTATACCTAACCTGGTAATGCTTGGACCAGCAACTTCCCTCCAGATTTGGCTGCCAGATCTTTGCAATTGGCGTGCACTGCCCCCACGTGAGCGCAATCGCCACCCCGAGCGAGAGGTTAACCGTCACGATGATGAACCAGACCAGCCACTTCATCCATCCGTTTGATATGCGcaagatggtgatggcaaACGAGGTCTTGCTCCAACAAGcggccaagatggagaaggtgcCGGCCAAGTTGCAGTATAACAGATAGATGTTGAGGTtcttgaagttgaagagCGAGAGTGACCGACCAAAACCGTAGGTGACAGAGACGGAGACGAAGGCACAAGACAAGGCAAGTGCTATCTGTGGCATTGTCAGATAGCTGCTGGGTAGGGGATAGGAAAGGGCACCACTCACCCACGAAGCAATAAGAACATGATCatcccaccacaaccctcgaTGCCTCAAAGACTTGGAGTACACCCTCAGTGCCAGAAAGGCCGCCGACAAGGCAGTCAAAAACCAAATGGTAAAGTTGATCTGGTGCCCATAATCCACCGTCTGCTTGACCTTGAACCCTGGCGTTTCCGCCTCACCCCGTGCTACCTTGGTCGAGCCATGCGTTGTCGTGGGCTCATGGGAATATGACGTCAAGTCGGTCGTCGTTATGGTGGCAGTAAAGTGCGACATCAGAGTCGCAGCACGCCAGCTTCGCAGAAGATGGCGCTGGCAACGGCGaggacagcaacaacaacaaactaCCCGACGACGGCGGTTCCGCTCAACGGCTGCCTCATCTGCCAGTGGGTGGGGTGCAAGGGGGGAACGATCAACAAGAGAAAGCCAGTTCGGGGAGAAAAATCTGGGGCAAGGCGGGATGGCTGCCCGAGATATTGGGTGAGCCGTTCATATCATGGATTCCCCGGACTCTCCCACAACCCGAGGACGGCGAACAAAAAACGAGACGATTGATGGCGATCCCACAGCAGCCGGACGATCGACACATGGTATGTAGCataccatcaccccctcccccaaaaagtCCCCTTCTGTAGCTACCTTAACCCGATTCCTGCGTGATTTACGTAGCTGTTTGCAGGGTTGAGGACAAATGGAAGCAAAGATTGCAAATGACAAGGACAGGCGTCCCACCAAGCACGACACCAACTCCACACGTGCGTATTCGCGGGCCGCCAATGCTGTGCGCGATGTTCCCCAGAAAGAAAGGTGTGGTGGAGCACGGGGCATGGCGTGTAAGTGTCGGAGCTTGGACTCTCGTCTCACATTGCCCGTTTATTACCCCTGGATCTTTGGGGAGGCTCTGTTCTCGGACATcgttggaggtggatgacAGCGGGAACGTTAATGCAACGACAACGGCGGCGATCCAACGAGTGACAGTTCAACGTTTCGTCTTGGGATGAATCACACGCTGTAGGGCAACTGTGGTCGGTGATGAGCATCTGTGCTTTTTCCGTAAGCGTGGTGTCCAAATGGCTTGGCGTTCTGCGAGGTGTTCACGCACAGGCCATTAATTAGTGAGGTCTTGGATGCAGCACGACCAATTGGGATTTTGCTGCGACGAATTCTCGACGGCGTGTGCATCGTGTGCATACCGAACACGATGTTTAATGAAGGATTGCAATCTTGCGCATAAGGGGGGATTTTTGGGACTGTGTAGTGGAGGTTGGTTATCGTATCTCAGGTGAGCAGCTGCCAACCGGCTGATGACTTAACTGTATTAGTCGAGTTGATCTCTCGAGGTCGTCAACGTCGTGATATCTCGTGGCCTGTGTGATGTTGCTTGGAAAATAGACCACGGAAAATGAAAACGACAGTGTAGAAATATTCAAGTGCAGATGTGTGTGCGGAAAGTTCCGCTCCATACAGCCGACCCAATCATGGACTGCTGCCTATCTGAAAGCTTGAAGTTGGGAAGGAGTCCTCAACCTCTCAGGCAGGCACGCTCGTACAAAACGCACAAACCACATTTATTTTCAACTAATAAGCTTTGGACGTTTTGTTCAggtttgtcttgtcttttcaTGATCTCCAAGCTTACGAAATAGACCACAATTGGCGAACCAAGCTCACCCCAGTTTCGGCACAGATCCGGGATCCGGACAGGCAACTATATGCAAGCAATTATCAGCCCCATTTGCTATGAATCTATTTCTTCCTGGACTCATTTGCCGGTACTCCCCAGTGCCGAGAAGCAATGCGGCAGCAGCCATGCCGACAAACTTATCCATCAATCAGATGACTGGCCTTGGAGTACCGGCTCCAAGTTAGACGACCTCTCTATATTGACCTCCAAAATAGACAAGATCAGCCAAAAATTTCAAATGAATCTAGCACACCTCCAGCGGCGACATCACCAAACTTTGTCCCCTTGGCCATGACATTTAGCCATGCCTTCTGACTCTTTCATtcttgtcgttgttgatATGGACAACAACAGAGACTGAGTCGCGACACCTCCAACATGCACATACGTTTCCTTGCGGCCGTGGCGCTGACAGCGTCGACGGCAAGCGCCCTGCTACGCTTCTCATGCTCGCAGCTCGTGGTTGAGCGACTTGACCCGTGAGCCCCTCGTTTCGTTAAATACCTAACGATCCCAGACTGACCACGAATCTGTGCCCCTTAGCTTGGTCAATCCTGGAATGGCTCCATCTCCACATCTTCACCAAATCGTCGGAGGCGTATGTTGGTCCTGATACCCCCCCTCGAATAAAAGCAAAGACTGACTAGTTGGTAGAATGCATTCAACGTCACGATGGatccagcaacaccacctccctctcaggCGACATGCACCACTTGCACCTTCGCCGACGACTTTTCCAATTACTGGACAGCCATCCTCTACTTCCGTGCTCGGAATGGGTCGTTTATTCGGGTGCCGCAAAAGCCAAATATGGGGTTTGAAGCTGCCAATGGTGGCATGACGGTCTATTACACGCCCTTCTTCACTGGCCGTGGGGGGCCGGGCACCGTCACGGCTTTCAGACCTGGTTTCCGAATGCTGATCGGCAAACAAGAATACCGCACCCGCGAAGAAGCCTCGAGATTCCGACAACTTACATACACATGTCTGCAAAACATTCTGACCCGCACTGGAGAGACGCTCGATATGCCCAAGCGGCCTTGCCCGGCAGGAATCATGTCAAATGTCCGATTTCCAACTTGCTGGGATGGCAAGAATCTCGATACGCCCGACCACATGGCACATGTTGCCTACCCTGCATCTGGTACCTTCGAGAACAATGGCCCATGCCCGGCATCTCACCCCGTCAAGATTCCACAGCTCTTCTTTGAAGTTATTTGGGACACATCCAAGTTCAATGCAAAGGACCTATGGCCCGAAGATGGCAGCCAGCCATTTGTCTGGAGCCAGGgcgacgagactgggttcGGAAATCACGGTGATTATATTTTTGGCTGGAAAGACAATGCTTTGCAAATTGCCATGGACTCCAATTGCGATAGGTGCCCACAGCTCAAGTCTCAGAGCTTAGCCACGGGAAACCAATGCATAGGCCCTCTCCATGTGCGCGAGAAGATTGATGGCTGTAAGCTTCTACCTCTCTTCCAGTTCCAGAATGACGTTGCACGGGCAATGCTGACCATGTCTCTAGGGTTGGATGCTATTCCTGGGCTGACGCCTGACCTCAAGTATCGGAACTAAGTGTAAAAAGACCATAACAAAGATGTTGCGGCCTGGTACTAAGTACAGAAGCACGGGGCTTCCTTTGTTTGGACAATCTCACAAGGGCTTAGTGGGGGGTTCTTTGACTCCAGCTCAAGGACATTTTGGGTGGTGCCTCCAGTTGGATTGTTTCAGCTCGCCACCATTGCAGATGAGCATGGTTCTTTTGGACTGGAATTGTTCGGTACAGTCCTCATCCAGTGAATATTTGTATTAATACGAAGCAAATCACGATATCAGTTGGTTTTCAGACCACAAGCCTCTTTACCACTCTTTTTCGCTCTGGAAGTGACCCCCTTTACCGCGATGACACATCCGACAAGCCTGTTGAATGCTTTCTGTTACACACTGTAGCAGATATCAACTATGAACAGCTCGAGAACCGGACAAGAACCCTTACCCAAGTCTTTTGCACGCCTCAAGAATTGAATGAACCGACAGCTTGGCTATGATCGCATCCTGCACAAGCTCTTTGTCATTCAGaatggcgaggagaaggatctGGAATATAGATCTGACTGGGAACAAATACTGATTCAGATTGCTTGCAGCGAAGAAGATGATCGATATGTCGAGATGGAATTTCGACCTGATCTGGAAGATCTCCCCAATGATCTTTGGAGAATTGGAGGGAGTGATAAGCCACCCGTCACAGACaagccctcttcctccctcaaGCCATCCAATActaccgaggaggaggaatacAACAGAGCGGTCTTGTCAGCagtaccaccaccctccaagGAGTCACTTGAGGAACCTGACCAGCCGAATTTCTCAGACTGGGATGACTTTCCTGAGATGGCTCTTGAGCTCGACTTCATCACAGAGAGCGAGTACTGGGACATGAAGTTCCGTCAGCGCCACGCCAAATATCCTACCGGTCTTACTAAGCCGGGGTTTCTGTCTAAGAGAGAGTATACCCACGAGGTCATCAGTCCTTGGTATTTTCTTCCCGACAGGTTCTTTgaaaacaccccccccaGCTCCCCGAGAAGCGTTACCACGAGCATTGTGTCTGCTACCGAAACATTCTATATCGCAACCACTGAATCACCGATTATCTCGAACCCTCGTGCCTCTCCCGAGAAACATGACGAAAAGGCTGAGCCAAATGTGGACAGTTACCAGATCACTACCACCGAGGATCCGGATTACGGCGCAAACTACCGTGATGTCATTGATGACAGCCTCGGGGCCTATAATGATGGCGATACGGAACGCGAATGGAACTCTTGTCTTGAATTCTTCGGCGTCCATGCGGAGGAGTACAGGAGACAGCTCGCCATCAAGGCGTCCTCGGCCACTCACAGCACCCGTGTTCCCGTCAAAAAACTTCCCGGCATGACTGTTGGTTTGTTCGACTACCAGATCATGGGCGTCTACAATCTCCTCAATTTTGTTCTGAATGATGTCAGGGGTGGGTTTCTAGCGGATGAGCAAGGTTTGGGAAAGACACAAGAGATGTTTGGTGTCCTCCTTCTGGCTCACAACCTTCGGCGATGTAAGGCTGATGTTACTGAGTTTTGGAGTCCATCGGCCAAGGGGAAAGCTGTCAAGAAAGGACCGGCTAACAAACATAACGCCAAGAACTCAAAAGGTGCTCGATCCTGCCCTTATGATCAGAAATGGGAGTTCAAATGCTATTGCTACAACGAACTTACCAGAAACCTGGCTGATCGCCTTCCCGATGGACCCAATGTCATTATTGCGCCGGCAAGAAACTGCGGACCCATGGTCAAGGACGCAAAGACCAAACTGGACGGCAAGGTCATCAGAGTCCGTGGTTACGGCACTGACATTCACATGACTGACAAGGACTCCAAGTTGACCTCTGCCGAGCTCGCGTCTCTGCGGAGTGGTAATGCCACAGCCCAGAGCTACTTTGTCATTGTCGTCTCTCCGGAGTCAATCCACAAGCTGGTTGCCGAGTTCGCCAAGAGCAAGACCACATTCACTTCC
The sequence above is a segment of the Podospora pseudoanserina strain CBS 124.78 chromosome 5, whole genome shotgun sequence genome. Coding sequences within it:
- a CDS encoding hypothetical protein (EggNog:ENOG503PDPV; COG:A), translated to MNRQLGYDRILHKLFVIQNGEEKDLEYRSDWEQILIQIACSEEDDRYVEMEFRPDLEDLPNDLWRIGGSDKPPVTDKPSSSLKPSNTTEEEEYNRAVLSAVPPPSKESLEEPDQPNFSDWDDFPEMALELDFITESEYWDMKFRQRHAKYPTGLTKPGFLSKREYTHEVISPWYFLPDRFFENTPPSSPRSVTTSIVSATETFYIATTESPIISNPRASPEKHDEKAEPNVDSYQITTTEDPDYGANYRDVIDDSLGAYNDGDTEREWNSCLEFFGVHAEEYRRQLAIKASSATHSTRVPVKKLPGMTVGLFDYQIMGVYNLLNFVLNDVRGGFLADEQGLGKTQEMFGVLLLAHNLRRCKADVTEFWSPSAKGKAVKKGPANKHNAKNSKGARSCPYDQKWEFKCYCYNELTRNLADRLPDGPNVIIAPARNCGPMVKDAKTKLDGKVIRVRGYGTDIHMTDKDSKLTSAELASLRSGNATAQSYFVIVVSPESIHKLVAEFAKSKTTFTSGIVMLDEFHQYAASTGEVNRVTVWLKHLRTSSINNKRLIPLVYFVSGTPFENSPSDLRSALEVLERPQIWSKPDHPLSSATVAHLDECIKLFDSYTTSTTQRSPFPQTKINEYYHRLDKLLTQLMVRRLATDTFQSTKLTSLGKLKVNIIDHTLPSCHIPPLQSLASTTIPPTANLKLPTTGPDLLLKLRLCGTFPSIASTTTNFTFSPEEVSTFLTTASGNPSKTPYFPHLLSFTLLSPKLATISSIITQMVNDKTKIPGESSSCKKLVLFSPLEAESLLLFLWLTNPKPEGVKPVYVHGNMTGLERQRVIDKFLEVGNAAPNVLVAPTGVCGTGFNLQRAGYLVLTGPTWTRREGRQVFGRVHRVGQRGVVRLWELRGGWNPGERVVLGLGGGLEVGNGFVEGVGKGEGEEDKKKGEEDDDEGKGKEVG
- a CDS encoding hypothetical protein (COG:C; EggNog:ENOG503NV7F), whose protein sequence is MTPPSSPPLSIIIIGAGFAGLTAAIECHRKGLTNLVLFEKSPSLAPLGDIISFGQNSSRIFANWGNLPDLLSPIIHKADQVHFHDSSGRFVTTQSFKEEHLAWGERINGHRGEIHSLVYSHALSLGIPIRLGVTVTKYFETPSHAGVVTSSGEAHTADLVIAAEGVRSKARTLILGEEDHPLPSGYAVFRSWFPTPLSFFSSPLTSHLVSRGDTHNAWIGTDVHFLAASIKNGKEISWVCTHVDTSDISESWQFPGSKPAALSLLQNWDPVVKELVKATPEEKLFDYKLVFRDPLPTFVSPEGRTILVGDAAHPFLPTSIQGASQAMEDGVVLAVCLDRIKGDGTKVKEAVRVWEGLRYERVHRVQKTGVTTREQWHKADWDVIWKEPEVLHLKREGWILDFDSERDAEERYERVREGLVKEGRL
- a CDS encoding hypothetical protein (EggNog:ENOG503P0EN; COG:S); this translates as MHIRFLAAVALTASTASALLRFSCSQLVVERLDPLVNPGMAPSPHLHQIVGGNAFNVTMDPATPPPSQATCTTCTFADDFSNYWTAILYFRARNGSFIRVPQKPNMGFEAANGGMTVYYTPFFTGRGGPGTVTAFRPGFRMLIGKQEYRTREEASRFRQLTYTCLQNILTRTGETLDMPKRPCPAGIMSNVRFPTCWDGKNLDTPDHMAHVAYPASGTFENNGPCPASHPVKIPQLFFEVIWDTSKFNAKDLWPEDGSQPFVWSQGDETGFGNHGDYIFGWKDNALQIAMDSNCDRCPQLKSQSLATGNQCIGPLHVREKIDGWLDAIPGLTPDLKYRN
- a CDS encoding hypothetical protein (EggNog:ENOG503PADF), with the translated sequence MSHFTATITTTDLTSYSHEPTTTHGSTKVARGEAETPGFKVKQTVDYGHQINFTIWFLTALSAAFLALRVYSKSLRHRGLWWDDHVLIASWIALALSCAFVSVSVTYGFGRSLSLFNFKNLNIYLLYCNLAGTFSILAACWSKTSFAITILRISNGWMKWLVWFIIVTVNLSLGVAIALTWGQCTPIAKIWQPNLEGSCWSKHYQVRYNIFTAIYSGAMDIVLALLPWKIIWKLTMNKKEKFGVLVAMSMGVFAGVTSIIKITQLPSISDASFTESTTQLAILAAAEGAITIVAASIPILRALLKHNGPPPGPAEFYHDIYTGSSNAQGTGRSSTVISSQGHRRNESSWSRASRVSSNKETNVGGSSGRPGSRSGSVIRLSRLSRFSRFSAGMFNPNGYPSGSRGSSIRGSISRSRSRIRSRNQSTNSFGSDEAGDEFEPPPGKIIQTEEVSVEYEVNDRIGMPSVPFPNRPMPDDLPDLPMPAAVQMTTAQVQEQTLHHYHQRMDSVPSDRQWMGAAGRVV